A window of Flavobacteriales bacterium genomic DNA:
ATGAAATTAATTCTTACTGTTTTCGCTGTTTGCCTATTGAATGGTGCTTTCGCTCAAAATATTGACCTTATTGGGACTTGGACGGGATACAATGTTCAAACGGGTAACCCGAAGAAATTCGCTTTGGCAGACTCCTCTTCTTTCAAATCTGTTTTATCCATGAATTCCGATTCGACTTTCACGTTAATCACCAGAGGACACGAGATAGTTATGGGGAATTTTACTGCCGGGCCTAATTTCATCATCCTTTTCAAGCTTGTAGGATTTGAGGATTATGAGCGCTACTGGGATATCCGATGGACCAAGGGGAATGATCCTTACGAGCAAACTTCAGAAATTGACATGCTCATTCCTACGATGGCAACAGTATTGAACAAAAAGAAAAACACTACTGGGGTTACTCAAGTCTATGTGTTGTACAAGAAGACTGAATAAAAATAAACCCGCGTGGTACGTTAATTGAAGCCTCAATTAACACGATTAGGATTGCCGAAGTGCTCTGAAATCCGTTGTTTGGTTTCCCTCTTTTCAATAATTCCGATATAAATCAGATGAAATACGGCCTGCCATCCTGCTTCTGAAACTCTCCTGATAAAATTTTTCCTAAGCTTCAAATTTATCCACACGGGTCCTTCTTTCGAAGTCGATACTAGGACCAACTCAGTTGGCTGTAACGTATCGTGAAGGTAACCATTTTGAAGAATACTCCACATCAAAAAATTCATTTGTTGAATTAATATTTATAATTTGAACTCCTTTAATGAATCGAAGTAAAGTACACCAAGCATGAAATATATATCTGTCCTTGTTTTCCTAATTGCAGTTGTTCTTTTCTTCGCCCAGCTAATATTTGTGCTCATCGGTAGGAAAGTCGATAAAAGGCGTTCACCACAGTCGCATTGGGCAGTTAAATTGATTCAAGTTTTCATAGGACTATATGGCTTTACCGTCTTTGCTCTCCCATGGGCAATATGGCGGGGTACGATCGACTTAGACTTTACTACCCTACTCGAATCTTCGATGAAGTCAAATTTTGGCGAATCAATTTTAATTTTTTCAGAATTGTTATTTGTTTGCTTCTCTTTGATGATTACTAGTTCCCTGATTCAAATTGTACTCAAAATCAATAAAAAATCAGTCACAACGTACTTATTTGAAATGATGATTTCCAGCTGTGCAATCATAATCGGAGCATTATTAATGAAGCATATCGAGACCCATTTTATTGACTCAACTTGGCCGATGAGAATTCGTGGTGGACCTAGCACTTTGCCGGAGAATAACGTTGAAATAAGGTATGGACTATATTTGGTCCTCTTACTAGCCGCAGTGAATATGACGGTTCAAAGCATGTTGTTCTTTAAGTCAACGGAAGAAGAAGAGGCGGAGCCAAAGACAAAACCTGAGCAGGTAAAGCCCAACTCCGAATTATTAGACGACTTAAATTAGAACTGAATTTATTCTTCTATTTCCTTGGTAGGCTCCGTTTTTCCCGGTGATTCAGTGGGTTTTGAAACAGGGTCTGGTCTTCTAACCTTTTCACGTAATGCTGCCACTTCGCCTTCCAAATAACTGATTTCTTTATCCTTTTTTCGGGATTTAATAAATCCAAAGATCTTGGCATAACCATACCCACCAAACATACTAACTAGGATTAAAATCGTCACTGGCACTGGTACAGTTCCAAATATTAAATTTAATTCAAACACTTTCCAATTAAGTAAAGCGAAAATTAAAATCAACAAACCAACCACACCCCAAAATATGTGATTCAACTTCTGCGTAAAGCTTAATTTCTCCCAGTAATCTTTCAATTTTTCTCTTTTTGTTTAATGTCACCTAAATGTTCCATCCCCTTGATGTGAACGTCGCGCTGTGGAAATGGAATATGAAGTCCGTACTCAGTTAATTTTCTACTTACAGTCCGTCTCAAGTCTGATTTAACGTTTTCAATTCTAAACGTTGTACTGGACCAAAACATCATTTCAAATTCCAACGCAGATTCACCAAAATTGGTAAACCGTACAAAAGCTACAGGTTTTTTTGCTATCAAATCATGTTCGGACATCGATTCTTCGAGACAAGCAAAAACTTGTTCGACATCAGAACCATAAGC
This region includes:
- a CDS encoding mechanosensitive ion channel; amino-acid sequence: LQNIFKDLVSGLFLLFEGSLKIGDIIEADGVVGKVEEINLRSSEVLTRDDVTIIIPNSKFVAEKVVNWSIDNESVRFTVEVNVAYGSDVEQVFACLEESMSEHDLIAKKPVAFVRFTNFGESALEFEMMFWSSTTFRIENVKSDLRRTVSRKLTEYGLHIPFPQRDVHIKGMEHLGDIKQKEKN
- a CDS encoding LapA family protein — its product is MKDYWEKLSFTQKLNHIFWGVVGLLILIFALLNWKVFELNLIFGTVPVPVTILILVSMFGGYGYAKIFGFIKSRKKDKEISYLEGEVAALREKVRRPDPVSKPTESPGKTEPTKEIEE